One Pseudoalteromonas sp. NC201 DNA segment encodes these proteins:
- a CDS encoding HvfC/BufC N-terminal domain-containing protein yields MKTPDLTQTQQWLSTVLMVRGDLPQKLNTAANPHGLTLHDCVKSSKTLGAMRRVDIYAAGYVMRLVECLRGEFALLRQFMGDEVFDTFAKAFIVTLPSESWTLHQLGSRFADFLAHTKPTGDFNAHQQAMFSLPSELAKFERAKALALLKPGPETEQSTAVINEIELLCGIAENFVMSVPESVQLIQTDYPLLPLITQLEQAKPYTLPTPEQTHIAISRQQYRIKMSVLNDWQADLLLHLRNKPLRYQEAVTYSANHLNLDQQALQSQLAVWLPSASNMGLFTLQNEPVIQFSK; encoded by the coding sequence ATGAAAACGCCAGACTTAACGCAAACTCAGCAGTGGCTTAGCACCGTTTTAATGGTGCGAGGCGACCTACCACAAAAACTCAATACCGCTGCAAATCCGCATGGTTTAACGCTGCATGACTGTGTAAAAAGTAGTAAAACACTGGGAGCCATGAGAAGAGTAGACATCTATGCTGCAGGCTATGTGATGCGTTTAGTCGAATGTCTTCGGGGAGAGTTTGCACTACTTCGCCAGTTTATGGGCGACGAAGTATTCGACACCTTCGCCAAAGCCTTTATCGTCACCTTACCCTCAGAATCTTGGACACTACATCAACTAGGCTCGCGCTTCGCTGATTTTTTAGCACACACAAAACCCACCGGTGATTTTAATGCCCACCAGCAAGCTATGTTTAGCTTGCCTTCAGAGCTGGCTAAGTTTGAAAGAGCCAAAGCGCTTGCACTGTTAAAACCAGGACCGGAAACCGAGCAATCAACTGCAGTAATAAACGAGATTGAGCTCCTTTGCGGTATCGCAGAAAATTTTGTCATGTCGGTGCCTGAATCAGTACAGCTTATTCAAACCGATTACCCTTTGCTGCCGCTTATAACCCAGCTTGAGCAAGCAAAGCCGTACACCTTGCCAACGCCTGAGCAAACGCATATTGCAATATCGCGCCAACAATATCGCATCAAAATGAGTGTATTGAATGACTGGCAAGCAGACTTATTACTACATCTGAGAAACAAACCGCTACGCTATCAAGAAGCGGTAACCTACAGCGCTAACCACCTAAACTTGGATCAACAAGCGCTGCAATCGCAGTTAGCAGTTTGGCTGCCAAGCGCTAGTAATATGGGGCTGTTTACGTTACAAAATGAACCAGTGATCCAATTTTCTAAATAA
- the bufB gene encoding MNIO family bufferin maturase: MTNPIRTQQLAASAIEKLTDLGLGVGLRSQHYPFIMSQLERGASLDVDWFEIISENYIDNHGYGRHVLAQLKEQYPLVMHGVSMNIGSSDPLNFEYLGKLKELSEFVQPQLISDHLCWTGVAGLNSHDLLPMPLTDESLQHVINRVDQVQDFLERPLVLENPSTYLEFQHSTLTESEFFSELVTATGCGMLLDVNNVFVSSFNHGFDAEAFIRQLPHEHIVQIHLAGPSDCGDCLIDTHDQPVPAKVWQLYQLAQQLTGGVSTLLEWDANIPSFPELVDELSKAKLVLAGHIPKQDTVTNTNALSTPIVKERAELT, from the coding sequence ATGACAAATCCAATTCGGACGCAGCAGCTTGCTGCGTCCGCTATCGAAAAACTAACCGACTTAGGGCTTGGTGTTGGCCTGAGAAGCCAGCACTATCCCTTTATCATGTCTCAATTGGAACGCGGAGCATCGCTTGATGTTGACTGGTTTGAAATCATCAGTGAAAACTATATAGATAATCACGGCTATGGTCGGCATGTGCTCGCTCAGTTAAAGGAACAATACCCGCTAGTGATGCATGGTGTGTCAATGAATATTGGTAGCAGCGACCCTCTTAACTTTGAATACTTAGGCAAGCTCAAGGAGTTAAGTGAATTCGTTCAGCCACAGCTTATTTCCGATCATTTGTGTTGGACAGGCGTTGCTGGTTTGAATAGTCACGATCTCCTACCTATGCCATTAACTGACGAAAGCCTACAACACGTTATCAACCGTGTTGATCAAGTACAGGATTTTTTAGAGCGACCTTTGGTGCTTGAGAACCCATCAACATACCTTGAATTTCAACATTCAACCCTCACTGAAAGCGAGTTCTTTAGTGAGTTAGTCACCGCAACAGGCTGCGGCATGCTATTGGATGTAAACAACGTCTTTGTTAGTAGCTTTAACCATGGTTTTGACGCTGAAGCGTTTATTCGTCAACTCCCCCATGAGCACATCGTTCAAATCCATCTAGCCGGTCCTAGCGACTGCGGTGATTGTTTGATAGACACCCATGACCAACCAGTGCCCGCCAAGGTTTGGCAGCTTTACCAACTGGCGCAGCAGTTAACGGGTGGCGTGTCTACCTTACTTGAATGGGATGCCAATATCCCCAGCTTTCCTGAACTCGTTGATGAGTTAAGCAAAGCAAAACTGGTACTGGCAGGGCATATTCCAAAGCAAGATACAGTTACTAACACCAACGCGCTGTCAACTCCAATCGTCAAAGAGCGAGCAGAATTAACATAA
- a CDS encoding ferritin-like domain-containing protein, which yields MNVQNKESQPLKINKELNTNIILSSTQKKQIKARASKYKNADLSCLRAIAQAAINVELFTIPLYMTGLYSIQGTHAIADSSNLYPGRYWPGLGPTAGYIPEERRSQYDVDLAPLFDINTLVSDSKPSDLSDKFRLTINQQVFNGVYSVFIEEMLHLQLASNMASKLGLTPSFTSPALIDENYGWKCYNNQSGIPHILDFADCTKDLSQLSPEIQAYFKQIFPGKTLQDLRVNATELNKEQTLLFMLIEETEENAKKIIQEQYLEPNKDTKRPKYFEQAPYDWWKPDYTEKNLPLFGSIGHMYLSYWDYIQIQYDDGTSLLDYATIQRDYFNERPGNKDYQPQFPGIKGSLNVKEDHTVLKEALMNNVNAITDQGEGDGVAEMICKRWADEKWAQNLLAAKADEADDPHLSTVEEKFQPSAEALKADYPASCGEGPISGSACARITNKYKDHFQIFTDTMRLIVDFEKSSSQPDERYMTWSTWFAEGNSWNEALLDPNGDDEAAKQNPNLPCVSSVVKALNNLKLSSNIGNTHQLFSQSAVGTIKGLTTALDRYWSGKTSEFPGPAMGGSGDRISICWATTGIAPDLVTGIAPQNPNALYHACQGMSYTNIGSNDLPPPEVYHSCKGSNDCKAQGGCGFVHSTTPGGSCGGSVSTGPKSAPADNKCNNLGGCAVPISASQLFPELSGEDQEYDMQLFKFNLKDNTFSPMDYTYPKDQQAPTGQSADHVLMPYKQGDAVYDIAWQAYCNANGLLNEDGEPKEKPKPSDIRLALPPST from the coding sequence ATGAATGTGCAGAATAAAGAGAGTCAGCCTTTAAAAATAAACAAAGAGCTCAACACCAACATCATCCTCAGCAGTACACAAAAGAAGCAAATAAAAGCACGCGCAAGCAAATACAAGAACGCTGATTTATCTTGCCTTAGGGCAATAGCACAAGCCGCAATAAATGTAGAATTATTCACTATCCCTTTATACATGACAGGCCTTTATTCCATTCAAGGCACCCATGCGATCGCTGATTCATCAAACCTTTATCCAGGACGTTATTGGCCAGGACTTGGTCCAACAGCTGGATATATCCCGGAAGAGCGCCGTAGTCAATATGACGTTGATCTCGCGCCGTTATTCGATATAAATACGTTAGTTAGTGATAGTAAACCCAGCGATTTGTCGGATAAGTTTAGGTTAACTATCAATCAGCAAGTTTTTAATGGCGTATATAGTGTTTTCATTGAAGAAATGCTCCATTTACAGCTTGCTTCCAATATGGCAAGTAAGTTGGGACTCACACCAAGCTTTACAAGTCCGGCATTGATTGATGAAAACTATGGTTGGAAATGCTACAACAACCAAAGTGGTATTCCACATATTTTGGACTTTGCAGACTGTACCAAAGACTTGTCGCAACTGAGCCCTGAGATTCAAGCTTACTTCAAACAAATTTTCCCAGGTAAAACGTTACAAGATCTACGCGTTAATGCCACTGAACTCAACAAAGAGCAGACACTACTCTTTATGTTGATTGAAGAAACGGAAGAAAACGCAAAGAAAATTATCCAAGAGCAATATTTAGAACCAAACAAAGACACAAAACGGCCAAAATATTTTGAGCAGGCACCTTATGACTGGTGGAAACCAGATTACACTGAGAAAAACCTGCCGCTGTTTGGCTCGATTGGACACATGTACCTCAGCTATTGGGATTATATCCAGATCCAGTATGACGATGGCACAAGCTTGCTCGACTATGCAACCATTCAGCGCGACTATTTTAATGAGCGCCCTGGTAATAAAGATTATCAGCCACAATTCCCAGGTATTAAGGGCTCTCTCAACGTAAAAGAAGATCATACTGTTTTAAAAGAAGCGTTAATGAATAATGTAAATGCCATTACTGATCAAGGAGAAGGTGATGGTGTGGCAGAAATGATTTGTAAACGCTGGGCTGATGAGAAATGGGCACAAAACCTCCTAGCAGCGAAAGCGGATGAAGCGGATGATCCCCACCTCAGCACCGTAGAAGAGAAGTTTCAACCTAGTGCAGAAGCATTGAAGGCGGATTATCCCGCAAGCTGCGGTGAGGGTCCAATTTCCGGTTCGGCGTGTGCCCGGATCACTAATAAATACAAAGATCACTTTCAAATATTTACCGATACTATGAGGCTCATTGTCGACTTTGAGAAGTCTTCAAGTCAACCAGACGAACGTTACATGACTTGGTCAACTTGGTTTGCTGAGGGTAATAGCTGGAATGAGGCGTTATTGGACCCCAACGGCGATGATGAAGCAGCTAAGCAAAACCCAAATCTACCTTGCGTCAGCAGTGTAGTAAAAGCGCTTAACAACCTTAAACTCTCGTCAAATATTGGCAATACGCATCAATTATTCAGTCAATCTGCGGTAGGCACAATTAAAGGTCTAACTACTGCACTTGATCGTTATTGGTCTGGTAAAACCAGTGAATTTCCGGGCCCTGCGATGGGTGGCTCTGGCGATAGGATCTCGATTTGCTGGGCAACCACGGGAATTGCGCCGGATTTAGTAACGGGTATCGCCCCACAAAATCCGAACGCCCTTTATCATGCCTGCCAAGGAATGAGCTATACCAATATAGGTTCGAATGACTTACCACCTCCTGAGGTATATCACAGTTGTAAAGGCAGTAATGATTGTAAAGCACAAGGTGGTTGCGGCTTTGTTCATAGCACAACGCCCGGCGGTAGCTGTGGTGGTAGCGTATCAACAGGGCCAAAAAGTGCACCTGCAGATAATAAGTGTAATAACTTGGGTGGGTGTGCAGTGCCTATCTCAGCCTCTCAACTCTTCCCTGAACTTTCTGGTGAAGACCAAGAATACGATATGCAACTATTTAAGTTTAACTTAAAAGATAATACTTTCTCTCCAATGGATTACACTTACCCGAAAGACCAACAAGCTCCAACCGGTCAATCTGCAGATCATGTGCTAATGCCTTATAAACAAGGGGATGCCGTATACGATATTGCTTGGCAAGCATACTGCAATGCCAATGGTTTATTGAACGAAGATGGCGAACCTAAAGAGAAGCCAAAACCTTCAGATATTCGTCTAGCACTTCCTCCATCAACTTGA
- a CDS encoding alpha/beta hydrolase, whose product MSKSLKYELKLVIDTELINVKKIERKLKKGEYTLTYDFYPSDISIKDDIDMNVEINGISAGYKIVREEQARALDLSGQLTLLIPGFAVDKSLLTSYAIWFSSLGSDVIVMDLKSVDETTFSFGSKLVAYYPELSSNYKSVNVVGFSMGFLPALHIAQKYNPSNLIGVAPFLIREDLNVAASKTVSYIEYLPQGLIDKVIDSYLIENDLQKYFSDGLEVVNYYENLLVINSGKDDVLPESSKLVLKNHCAQQFFIPNYQHHLLASTPTNETTKLLVQFLGDLSRRDRNKDCSKI is encoded by the coding sequence ATGAGTAAATCATTGAAATATGAGTTAAAACTAGTTATCGACACAGAGTTGATAAATGTCAAAAAAATTGAAAGGAAATTAAAAAAAGGTGAGTACACGTTGACTTATGACTTTTATCCAAGTGATATTTCAATCAAGGATGACATTGATATGAATGTTGAAATTAATGGTATCAGTGCCGGTTACAAAATAGTGAGAGAAGAGCAGGCTCGGGCTCTCGATTTGAGCGGGCAGCTAACTCTCTTGATCCCCGGTTTTGCCGTGGATAAATCACTACTGACTTCCTACGCGATTTGGTTTTCCTCATTGGGATCAGATGTCATTGTAATGGACTTGAAAAGCGTTGATGAAACTACATTTTCGTTTGGTAGTAAATTGGTCGCCTATTATCCTGAATTATCGTCTAATTATAAGTCAGTCAATGTTGTCGGATTTTCTATGGGCTTTCTACCGGCATTGCATATAGCTCAAAAGTATAACCCTAGTAATTTGATTGGTGTGGCACCATTTTTAATTAGGGAAGACTTAAATGTTGCTGCCTCAAAAACGGTTTCATATATTGAGTACTTGCCGCAAGGATTAATCGATAAGGTGATAGATTCATATTTAATTGAAAATGATTTGCAAAAGTACTTCTCAGATGGACTTGAAGTTGTTAATTATTATGAAAATCTATTAGTAATTAATTCAGGTAAAGATGATGTACTTCCTGAGTCAAGCAAGTTGGTATTAAAAAATCACTGTGCACAACAGTTTTTTATACCTAATTATCAGCATCATTTACTTGCATCAACGCCGACAAATGAAACAACAAAGCTACTCGTACAATTTTTGGGAGATTTATCGCGTAGAGATAGAAATAAAGATTGTTCGAAAATATAA
- a CDS encoding S41 family peptidase has protein sequence MYQNNNGNAYIMMKIKTLVLAIAAAAAPFVSAYQTEDTRLLRFPDIHKDKVTFVYAGDIYIADTNTGKSQRLTDHIGFETFPKFSPDGSKIAFAAEYNGSRQIYVINADGSGLKQLTYYNDVGQMPPRGGFDYRVMDWTPDGKHIVFRANRTPWGKRMGRPYMVPVEGGLEQPMAIPETGGGMLSPDGNKYVYTPIDREFRTWKRSRGGRAQDVWIYDLENNTSKQLTTDKATDQQPTWVNDSIYFVSDRDYTLNLYKYRDGKSPVKMTDHKDFDVLWPSAGPDAIVYENGGYLYRFDEATKTTKKLKIDVAGVRQYAMPYSKNVSDFIDSMDISHDGKRALFTARGELFSVPVKQGPTRNLSYTPEGREIEASWSPNGRYIAYMSDKTGEYEIYLKDRANNNKTIQLTDNGTIWRFTPIWSADNSKLLFADKNHTLWWVDAKSGDMHKIDTAKYDEDGLTEYTWSPNSEDIVFVKNNENRYASLWHYNTEDKKVTRLTDNMTSERNPTFSPDGNYIYFTSERDYNLTFSSYEFDYMFNNATRIYSVAVNSQIKPLNAFESDELSIQSDDETKKDSDKQPNRIEANGFMSRVVSLSAPAGNYGSLTGVEGGVLTLTGGALKLLGTEPDSKLETVAEGVSSYKVAAGGKHLIARAGNNFSVIAPKPKQDLKASQLDLSKMTLKIDPKVEWQQMYVEGWRTLRDWFYDEHHHGQDWDAILEKYQPLASAVAHRSDLDYVLSEIAGEINAGHIYVQSGDAPTAERKKHGLLGAEISAHQSGYVKIERIYKGENWHEDYRSPLNETGVNADEGDYIISVNGRSVKDVVNFYELLENTQGEQVELVLSKSPSADDSWKTTVKPVASEQGLRYMAWVQSRADYVDKLSNGKIGYVHLPNTHYDGNRSLFKNFMPQTSKDALIIDDRYNGGGFIPEHMITWLARKPLNYWKRRGVEPTKTPQFAHDGPKAMLINGYSSSGGDALPYYFRQAGLGKLIGTRTWGGLIGISGNPSLVDGGQVIAATFRILDNEGNWIIENEGVSPDIEVIDRPELVHAGKDPSVERAVKELLKELKDSPKKTLTVPPAPSKF, from the coding sequence ATGTATCAAAATAATAACGGAAATGCCTATATTATGATGAAGATAAAAACACTCGTGCTCGCCATTGCTGCGGCAGCCGCGCCTTTTGTTTCGGCGTATCAGACCGAAGATACTCGCCTACTCCGCTTTCCAGATATCCACAAAGATAAAGTCACTTTTGTATATGCTGGCGACATATATATTGCAGATACCAACACAGGTAAAAGTCAGCGTCTAACAGACCATATTGGTTTTGAGACCTTCCCTAAGTTCTCTCCAGATGGCAGCAAAATCGCTTTTGCCGCCGAGTATAATGGCAGCCGCCAAATCTATGTGATCAATGCTGATGGTTCAGGATTAAAGCAACTCACTTACTACAACGATGTTGGTCAAATGCCTCCTCGCGGTGGGTTCGACTATCGCGTGATGGACTGGACACCCGATGGTAAACATATCGTTTTTAGAGCAAATCGCACACCATGGGGCAAACGTATGGGTCGCCCGTATATGGTACCAGTAGAAGGTGGACTTGAGCAGCCGATGGCCATTCCAGAAACGGGTGGTGGTATGCTCTCCCCTGATGGTAATAAGTATGTTTACACACCAATCGACAGAGAGTTTAGAACTTGGAAGCGCTCTCGTGGTGGTCGAGCTCAGGATGTATGGATTTACGACCTTGAAAACAATACGTCTAAACAACTCACCACTGACAAAGCCACCGATCAACAACCAACTTGGGTGAATGACAGTATTTACTTTGTGTCTGATCGTGACTACACGCTCAACCTTTATAAATATCGCGATGGCAAGTCACCGGTTAAAATGACTGACCACAAAGACTTTGACGTGCTGTGGCCATCAGCCGGACCAGATGCCATTGTCTACGAAAATGGCGGTTACTTATATCGCTTTGACGAAGCGACAAAGACAACTAAAAAGCTAAAAATCGATGTTGCTGGTGTGCGTCAATATGCCATGCCATATAGTAAAAACGTTAGCGACTTTATCGATTCTATGGATATATCACACGATGGTAAGCGTGCATTGTTTACTGCCCGTGGTGAGTTATTCTCAGTCCCAGTAAAACAGGGTCCAACTCGTAACCTCTCTTACACACCAGAAGGTCGTGAAATTGAAGCAAGCTGGTCACCGAATGGCCGTTATATTGCCTACATGAGCGATAAAACAGGTGAATATGAGATCTATCTCAAAGATAGAGCAAATAACAACAAAACCATCCAGTTAACTGACAATGGTACCATCTGGCGCTTTACACCAATTTGGTCCGCTGATAACAGCAAACTACTCTTCGCAGATAAAAACCACACGCTATGGTGGGTTGATGCGAAATCTGGCGATATGCATAAAATTGACACCGCCAAATACGACGAAGATGGTCTAACTGAATATACTTGGTCGCCAAACAGTGAAGATATTGTTTTTGTTAAAAACAATGAAAACCGCTACGCCTCGCTTTGGCACTATAACACTGAGGATAAAAAGGTCACTCGACTGACTGACAACATGACCAGTGAGCGTAACCCTACTTTCTCTCCTGACGGTAACTACATTTATTTCACTTCTGAGCGCGACTATAACCTCACCTTTAGCAGCTATGAATTTGATTATATGTTTAATAATGCCACGCGCATTTATAGCGTTGCGGTGAATAGTCAGATCAAGCCGCTTAATGCCTTTGAAAGTGATGAGTTAAGCATTCAATCAGACGATGAAACGAAAAAGGACAGCGACAAACAACCAAATCGCATTGAGGCCAACGGCTTTATGTCACGGGTTGTATCACTCTCAGCCCCAGCAGGTAATTACGGTTCGCTTACAGGTGTTGAAGGAGGCGTACTGACTTTAACAGGCGGTGCGTTAAAGCTCCTCGGCACAGAACCAGATAGCAAACTAGAAACCGTCGCCGAAGGCGTAAGCAGCTATAAAGTTGCCGCTGGTGGTAAGCACCTGATCGCTCGCGCTGGTAACAACTTCAGTGTAATTGCACCAAAGCCAAAGCAAGATTTAAAAGCCAGTCAGCTTGATTTATCTAAGATGACACTGAAAATAGACCCGAAAGTTGAGTGGCAACAAATGTATGTAGAAGGCTGGCGCACATTACGCGACTGGTTCTACGACGAACATCACCATGGTCAAGATTGGGATGCTATCTTGGAGAAGTATCAACCACTTGCCAGCGCTGTCGCACACCGTAGCGACTTAGACTATGTACTTAGTGAAATTGCGGGTGAAATCAACGCAGGTCACATCTACGTACAATCTGGTGATGCCCCAACAGCCGAGCGCAAAAAGCATGGTTTACTTGGTGCAGAAATAAGTGCTCATCAGTCTGGCTACGTTAAAATTGAGCGTATCTACAAAGGTGAGAACTGGCATGAAGACTACCGTTCACCACTCAATGAAACCGGCGTGAATGCCGATGAGGGTGATTACATCATCTCGGTCAATGGTCGCTCGGTAAAAGACGTGGTTAACTTTTACGAACTACTTGAAAACACCCAAGGCGAGCAAGTTGAGTTGGTATTGAGTAAATCACCAAGCGCTGATGATAGCTGGAAAACCACGGTAAAACCTGTTGCCAGCGAACAAGGCTTGCGTTACATGGCATGGGTTCAATCACGTGCTGACTACGTGGATAAATTATCAAACGGTAAGATTGGCTACGTTCACCTACCAAATACTCATTATGATGGTAACCGTTCATTATTTAAGAACTTTATGCCACAAACGAGCAAAGATGCGCTGATCATCGACGACCGTTATAACGGCGGCGGCTTTATCCCTGAGCACATGATCACTTGGCTTGCTCGTAAGCCACTTAACTATTGGAAACGCCGTGGTGTTGAGCCAACAAAAACTCCACAATTTGCCCACGATGGTCCAAAAGCCATGCTTATCAATGGTTATTCAAGTTCGGGTGGTGATGCCCTACCTTACTACTTCCGTCAGGCAGGTCTTGGCAAACTGATTGGTACTCGCACTTGGGGTGGCCTTATCGGTATCTCGGGTAATCCAAGTCTTGTTGACGGAGGTCAGGTTATCGCTGCAACCTTCCGAATTCTAGATAACGAAGGCAATTGGATCATCGAAAACGAGGGTGTGAGCCCTGATATCGAAGTGATCGATAGACCAGAGCTTGTTCATGCCGGTAAAGACCCTTCTGTCGAGCGTGCAGTGAAGGAGCTGTTGAAAGAGTTAAAAGATAGCCCGAAGAAAACACTGACAGTGCCTCCTGCGCCGTCTAAGTTCTAA
- a CDS encoding putative porin — protein sequence MKKLLSIAAVSLLVSAAAQANTGNVQKEWFNTASYTDYDGSDNSALMLSSRYFFAPQESVGVWDDFGYLDTDSNVGVSYFNDDYSNAFSVGGEGFITKEWFVTAGIADLGEADDHYSFGFGYLYNDNLKLSIRQEEFENGDTTWFKAEYNHELNSTDYIGFTVETEDEFDYLNLSARYFMHVGGDSYFTIDLEHNRIDTDGFDDNVTNVLANYYFTRNFALGLGSYDSDLAVEAKYFFNDTYYLKGSVVDTDGGETSNLTFVAQF from the coding sequence ATGAAAAAACTACTATCTATCGCAGCTGTTTCACTACTTGTTTCAGCAGCAGCTCAGGCTAACACTGGTAACGTACAAAAAGAGTGGTTCAACACCGCTAGTTATACAGATTATGATGGCTCTGACAACAGCGCACTGATGCTTTCTTCTCGCTATTTCTTCGCACCTCAAGAATCAGTAGGCGTATGGGATGACTTTGGCTACCTTGATACGGACAGCAATGTAGGCGTAAGTTACTTTAACGATGATTATTCAAATGCTTTCTCTGTTGGTGGTGAAGGCTTTATCACTAAAGAATGGTTTGTAACTGCTGGCATCGCAGATCTTGGCGAAGCTGACGACCATTACTCTTTCGGTTTTGGTTACCTTTACAACGACAACCTAAAGCTAAGCATTCGCCAAGAAGAGTTTGAAAACGGTGATACCACTTGGTTCAAAGCTGAGTACAACCACGAACTAAATTCTACAGATTACATCGGTTTCACAGTTGAAACTGAAGACGAATTTGATTACCTAAACCTAAGTGCACGTTACTTCATGCACGTTGGTGGTGACAGCTACTTCACAATCGACTTAGAGCACAACCGTATTGATACTGATGGTTTTGACGACAACGTAACAAACGTGCTTGCAAACTACTACTTCACTCGCAACTTTGCGCTTGGCCTAGGTTCATATGATTCAGACTTAGCAGTAGAAGCTAAATACTTCTTCAACGACACTTACTACCTTAAAGGTAGTGTAGTTGACACTGACGGCGGTGAAACAAGCAACCTAACTTTTGTTGCTCAGTTCTAA
- a CDS encoding STAS/SEC14 domain-containing protein encodes MKNSFHGISIGTERFGDDIYLTLKPTGKLTHEDYVVITPIIESALKAVTTPKIYAFLDATDFEGWEPRAMWDDFRLVFEHSTEFAKVAIYGGKNWHRLAATIGNWFVTGKVKYFDDKGDALNWLNERD; translated from the coding sequence ATGAAAAATTCATTTCACGGTATATCAATAGGCACTGAGCGCTTTGGAGATGATATTTATCTCACACTTAAGCCTACAGGTAAACTCACTCATGAAGATTATGTTGTTATTACACCAATAATCGAGAGTGCACTGAAAGCAGTAACAACGCCTAAAATCTATGCATTTCTTGATGCGACTGATTTTGAAGGCTGGGAGCCAAGAGCCATGTGGGATGACTTCCGACTCGTCTTTGAGCATAGCACTGAATTTGCTAAAGTAGCAATATATGGCGGCAAAAACTGGCATCGACTTGCTGCAACAATAGGTAACTGGTTTGTTACTGGTAAAGTGAAGTATTTTGATGATAAAGGGGATGCATTGAATTGGCTTAATGAACGAGATTGA
- a CDS encoding SDR family oxidoreductase, with the protein MKKILITGANRGIGLALTKTYLQAGWHVLATCRDPLIASELNSLAPTFPELQVFALDVTNYDQMEELSEKLAPVAIDIVINNAGIYGPKDYAFGETDIEAWREVMEVNVFSTMRLAELFYTHLCNGNEKIFAAISSKVGSHTMNTKGGGYIYRSSKAALNSVVKSLSNDLLSEGIRTVALHPGWVQTEMGGPNALITPDESANGIYSVLSHFVDAQSGGFYDYSGEAIPW; encoded by the coding sequence GTGAAAAAAATACTGATCACTGGTGCAAACCGCGGTATTGGACTTGCGTTAACTAAAACCTATCTGCAGGCTGGTTGGCACGTGTTAGCAACTTGTCGAGACCCGCTTATTGCTTCAGAACTAAATTCTCTTGCGCCAACTTTTCCTGAGCTCCAAGTGTTTGCCCTAGATGTGACCAATTACGACCAGATGGAAGAATTAAGCGAGAAGCTAGCCCCTGTTGCCATCGATATTGTTATTAACAATGCGGGTATTTATGGGCCGAAAGACTATGCATTTGGTGAAACAGATATAGAAGCGTGGCGAGAAGTGATGGAGGTTAATGTATTTTCCACCATGCGACTCGCAGAGCTATTTTACACCCATCTTTGCAACGGCAATGAAAAGATTTTTGCGGCCATTTCTTCTAAGGTAGGTAGTCACACCATGAATACTAAAGGCGGTGGCTATATCTATCGCAGTTCGAAGGCTGCGCTAAACTCAGTGGTAAAAAGCTTGTCTAATGATTTACTGAGTGAGGGGATCCGAACTGTTGCGCTTCATCCTGGTTGGGTTCAAACGGAAATGGGGGGCCCCAACGCGTTAATTACCCCGGACGAGTCTGCAAATGGGATCTACTCCGTGTTATCACATTTTGTGGATGCACAAAGCGGTGGCTTTTACGACTATAGCGGTGAAGCTATTCCTTGGTAA
- a CDS encoding ABC transporter ATP-binding protein, whose translation MVEVQSLVFTRRDGEVNRAVLDKLSLSIAAKEQVAIVGDSGSGKTTLIHLIGGLLKPDSGSIIIDGRDITQFNDIEQALYRRKLGMIFQHYQLLAPLSVYDNIVFQAQLNQLNPKQSDVGALAERLGILHKLTALPQQLSGGEQQRVGIARAMINKPKLLLADEPTGNLDAAKSEEVVLLLRELCEEQGVNLLMVTHSQHLADSLDRKITIQNNRAYG comes from the coding sequence GTGGTAGAAGTTCAAAGTTTAGTCTTCACGCGTCGTGATGGTGAAGTGAATCGAGCTGTATTAGATAAGCTTAGTCTCAGTATTGCTGCTAAAGAACAGGTCGCTATTGTTGGTGATAGCGGGTCGGGTAAAACGACACTTATCCATCTGATTGGTGGTTTGTTAAAGCCCGATAGCGGCAGTATTATTATTGATGGCCGGGATATTACTCAGTTTAATGATATTGAACAGGCGCTCTACCGTCGCAAGTTAGGGATGATATTTCAACACTATCAATTGCTTGCACCTTTATCCGTCTACGACAATATTGTTTTTCAAGCACAGCTCAATCAATTGAACCCAAAGCAAAGCGATGTTGGTGCGCTGGCAGAGCGTTTGGGGATTTTACATAAATTAACGGCCTTGCCTCAGCAATTGTCAGGTGGTGAGCAGCAGCGAGTTGGTATCGCACGTGCCATGATCAACAAGCCTAAGTTATTGCTGGCCGATGAGCCGACGGGAAACTTAGATGCTGCGAAAAGCGAAGAAGTGGTATTACTTCTGCGTGAGCTGTGTGAAGAGCAAGGCGTTAACTTGCTTATGGTTACACACAGCCAACACCTTGCTGACAGCCTAGATAGAAAAATCACCATTCAAAATAACCGTGCTTATGGCTAA